In Miscanthus floridulus cultivar M001 chromosome 8, ASM1932011v1, whole genome shotgun sequence, the sequence TAAATTGATTGATATGGATGGCATAGTATTGTGTTTATCATTGTTGTCTGAATTTACATGTTCTCGAAGTCCCTGAgagacacaacaacaacaacaacaaagcctttaagtcccaaacaaattggggtaggctagagttgaaacccagcaaaagcaatcaaggttcagacacgtgaatagctatttttcaagcactcctatctaaggctaagtctttgggtatattccatcatttcaagtctccttttattgcctctacacaagtcaacttcggtcttcctctgcctttcCTCACGTtattatcctggcttaggattccactatgcaccggtgcctctggaggtctccgttggacatgtccaaaccatctcaaccggtgttggacaagatttttttcaattggtgctaccttaatctatcacgtatatcatcgttccgaactcgatcccttcttgtatgaccgcaaatccaacgcaatatacgcatttccgcgacacttatctgttgaacatgtcgtctttttgtaggctaacattctgcaccatacaacatagcaggtctaatcgccgtcttataaaacttgtcttttagcttctatggtacccttttgtcacataggacatcagatgcttggcgccacttcatccaccctgctttgattctatggctaacatcttcatcaatatccccgtctctctgtagcattgatcataaatatcgaaaggtatccttcctaggcactacttgaccttccaaactaatatcttcctcctcccgagtagtagtgccgaagtcacatctcatatactcacttttagttctactgagtctaaaacctttggactccaaagtctcctgccataactccagtttctgattcactcctgtccgactttcatcaactagcactacatcgtccgcgaaaagcatacatcaagggatgtccccttgtatgtcccttgtgacctcatccatcactaaggcaaacagataagggctcaaagctgacccttgatgtagtcctatcctaatcgggaagtcatccgtgtctccatcacttgtttgaacactagtcacaacattgttgtacatgtccttaatgagcccgacgtacttcgttgggactttatgtttgtccaaagccaaccacataacattccttggtattttatcataagccttctccaagtcaataaaaaccatgtgtaagtccttcttcttctccatatatcgctccataacttgtcttattaagaaaatggcatccatggttgaccttccgggcatgaaaccgaattggttcatagagacccgcgttattgctctcaagcgatgctcgataactctctcccatagcttcatagtatggcttgTTTAATTTTTCAGCCATGATCTAATTTCGCAGCgtgaataaaaaaacaaaaggaaaTGTCAAAGATGATACTTGCCCTCCTTTTACTGAATCATCATGTCACAGTTTTGGCATTGTCAATATAGTTCTCTTGCGCAATACTGTATGCATCAGGATAGTTTGATATTTCTAATTGTTCTCCTTTCGTGAACTTATTGAAGAGGAGAGGAAGCAGAGGAGAGGAAGGGGCGGAAGCAGTGTGCGGAAGCAGAGGAGAGGAAGGGGCGGAAGCAGAGGAGAGGTGGGCGGGAGAGGAAGGGTCGGCACAGGACCCGAATTAGGCGTCCGATACCATGAAGGCAGAATGCCAATCCGACTTAGATTATGTTTACACAGGGATTACAAATATATAGAGCCTTAGCCTGGGAAGGCCGGGGGCTAAGTCCACATAGGGTGGCGCATAGCAGAGTAATTAGGAGTAACTAACACAATAACCAAGGAGACACTATGGTAATCTAACACTTATTATTTCAGACTGCTCAGAGAAGTTCAATGTTCACCATGCATGATCTAGTGTAGGACCTTGCAAGATCAGTCATGGATGAAGAGTTGATTGTCTATAACGCTGACAGTGAGAAGTTTGGTGGACTCAAAGTATCGCCTCTATGCATCGGTCACAAATTGTTGCAAGCCATTGAGGATATCGACTATTTTACCAACCAAGTTAAGGGCCTTGCTTTTCCAGAATTGCAGCAATCTGGGCATCACTGGCGGTTCCTTTTCATTTGCCAAGTGTTTGCGTGTACTGGACTTGACCGAGTCCTCCATCAGTAGGTTTCCATCATCTATTGGCCAGCTGAAGCATCTGAGGTTTCTTGTTGCTCCAGGGATGAAAAATCCGAGTTTCCCCAATTGTATTGCTGGGCTCTCAAAACTACAATACCTGAACATTCATGGATCTTCTCAGGTTTCACCAAGACCAGCATCACTTGGCAAACTTAGACATCTTATGTACCTTGACTTGTCAGGCTGTTCCGAGATAGTGGAACTGCCAAAAAGATCTCTTGAAAATCTCAAAAACCTGGTGCACCTTGAATTATCTACCTGCTCTGGATTTGTAAGGATATCAGAAGCCTTACCTCACCAAACTACAGTACTTAAATTTGTCAAGCTGCTCCAATCTTGAAAGGCTACCACAAGATGTAGGCAACCTGACAGAACTCCAGTACTTGTACTTGTCCAGTTGCCATAAAATTGATGCATTGCCAGAGTCTATTGGGAAGCTCATAAATTTGGTGCATCTAGATTTGTCAGGATGCTCCTTTGTGATGCCAGAAGCATTAGGTGACCTCACCAAACTTAAGTATTTGAGCTTATCAGGGGTCCTTGATTATGACAGAAAAGCTGAGGAAACTATTGATAATATCAGCACCCTTGCAAACCTTGAGCATCTTGACTTGTCTTGGAATTATTTCAGATCTCTACCCAAAAGTATCGGTGATCTCAAGTGCCTACATACATTGGATCTCTCAGGCTGCAGAGAACTATCCTATCTACCTGACAGTATAGGCTCAATTGATAGTCTGGAGCTGCTGCTGGTGGACCAGTGCTCAGTGCAGTTGAAGGAGCACATCAGGAGATGGAGATCTGAGCTCAAATGTAACCCGTTAGTTCATTTTGTGGTTCGCCACAATGAAGATGGTTCTGGCAGCAATCTTCATCAGCTTGAGGATAAAAATCCTTCTGAGCTTGAAATAAGCTGCCTCGAGGCATTAACTGTTCGAGGAGAAGCAAGCGCAATTCAATTGCGCAATAAAGAAAACCTCTCGAGATTGGAACTTAAGTGGTCCTTTACGGCCCCTCATGGTTTAGAGGGCAAACATGTCCTAGGAGAGCTAGCTCCACCAATTGGTCTTAAGCACTTGGTGCTGATTGGATATGGCAGCATAAGCTTTCCAAACTGGCTCATGAACATTCCTCATTATCTCCCGAATCTTGTTTCTATTGTGTTCTGGGTACTACTGAGCTGTACAAGTCTGCCACCACTCGGGCAGTTACCAAACCTCAAAGATTTGTATCTTGGAAATTTGGAAAGCCTCACAAAAATCAGTGGTGATGATCTTTGTGCTGGCAAACGAGCATTCCCTCTGATGTCAAGACTCACCTTGAGTGGCATGAGTTCGTTGCAGGAGTGGAACACGACATACTGTGGCGAGGATGGTAGAGAGGAGTTCATGTTCCCTTTGCTTCATGATCTGGTTATACAAAATTGCCCGAGGTTGAGGTTGAAGCCATGCCCACCTCTATTCCACAGGTGGCGAATCTTCCACAGCGATGAAGTGCTTAATTTCAGGGAAGAATGCGACAGATCAGCAGCACCAAGAACCAGTTTGGTGGTCTCCAGCCTTGGTTATTGTGGGAGCTGGTCGCTGCTGAGCCACTTATCTACCCTGGAAGAGCTGGATATCAAATATCTGACTGTGACCAGCTTGCCTGAGAGCATGAGACAGCTGGTCTCCCTTCGTCTGCTGGTGTTATTCTACTGTGAGAACATCATGTTACCTGAATGGCTTGGGGACCTAAAATCTCTCCAAAGCCTCCACATTAAGGGTTGCCTGACGATCAAGTCAATGCCATCATCTATACAACAACTCACCAAGCTCCAACTGCTACATATTAGGAGCAACGCTGAACTAAAAAAATGGTGTCAATCGCAGAGGAAATGGAAGCTCGCCCACATCAAGGATATTGTAAGTGTTCTAACAAAACTCTCTTATGTTCGTTTATGGCATTTGAATGGCTAATAATAGTACGGTCTACTACCAAGGATTCACATTTTTCATGTAGGAGACAAAAGGAGTTTCTGGATAGAAGTTATAATCAACGGATTAAAATATTGCAAAACTAATAAGGTtataaattaaaaataaaaattcaAAATCTAGATTCACTTGGAAGTCACGAAACATATACTGTAACAATTAAGAGCTAGCATATGTTAAGGTATCAACTAAACAACATATTTTTGGACTAAAAACTTGTTATTAGTTGATGAATCCAAAATCTAGATTCACTTCAGAGTCACAAAACTAATAAGGTACAATAtgaactaagggggtgtttggatagACTAGACTTTAGTCCATGTTTTGGATGCCAAATAGAAGACCTAAATATGAACTAATCATGGTCTAACAAAAACTAATACAGGCTAATTGATGAGTAGAACTCATTAGAAAAAAAGAACATTTTTAATTAGTCCACATTTAGCCTATTATCCAACGACGGACTAAGTTTTAGTCTagtgatccaaacaggccctaaactaTATGGTTACTTAGTTGATGAATTTGTTGACTCTGCAGACGTACATCGATTTCGCTGATCCTGAGCCACATCACCTGTGATGGGCCCCACAGCGTCTGCCGTTGCGGCTGTCAACCGCAACCCAAGTGATCTATATGattttacaaatttataactTGTTATTATTAGTTGAAGTCCAAGCCTTACCTTATTCCTCAAACAATTAGTCAAATCCTACAAGTCCGGCCAAGATTGTTCTCGTAAAGTTCACGATTGCCCACTATCAGTGAGGAAACATAACTCTAGCTCTGAGGAGCGGCGGCGGGTGAACGGTACTCGGACGAGAGTGGCAGCCGTCCCGATCGGGTGTGTAGGTAAGCATCTGTTCCTCACTTTCACTGCCAGATACTCCTATCTTTTTCTACACCATTGTTGCCTcctccaacttgtttgggacgctttgttgttgttgtattgttGCCTCCTCCACCAATTAGATTTGATTTGAGCTGCTCCCGTATTCCTAATTTCTACCTGGTTTGCCTGgcttgatatatatatttttaattttattCATATTCATGTTTTCACTCAAGGCTTATAGAATTTCTTCACAAAACCGGAGAGTGGATCCATGGTAATTGCGCTGGTCTTGTACAAAAGAGATTACGGCTGTGGGGGGACACTGCAGAGAGCGGGCATCAGGTTATGTGTGGTTACTTGGCGTGGTAACTCTGTTGAAACAGGGGCAAATTGTGAGTACTTCTGCTGATTTAGATTTTGCACTTCTCCAAGCTGGGGATAATCTCATGAACTCTTGCATTGTGATTAGGTCGAAAAACATTGCTATGAGGTTATGACTGCAGAAAGGAAGCAAAGGTCTGCTGGTCTATTGTTCCTGCGTGGCTTTGGCGCGCCATTCCGCTTTGATTGGCTTGTCCTGTAGTTCATATCGCTTGTCACTTGTTTGGCATGTGGGTGATCTCGTTCGTTTGTCCAGATTAAAGGCTTAGATTTAGGCGTAATGGTGTTGTTGGGACTATGGGTGATATTTGGACCGTTTTGGTGTTTTGGGTTGACATGAGATTGTCTCAGCCTGTTATAGCTCAAaatgcttttcttttctttttcattgTTATGTTATGGTTAATAACGCATTTTGTTTCATTTTATTTATGTATTGCATGGTTACAATCATGATTATTGCTTAAATTTAAGCCACTGTCCACTGCAACCTTAATTTACCTTTTATAATTAAACTTTAACCAAATGGATGAATGTTAACTCCTTTTGCTTTTAACTTTTTCACTCAGTGCAATTTGAAGATTATTAACACAATACGATTTCTCTCGTTGCATATATACAAGAGAAGCGCCCCTATCTTAATCAGGCCGGCCCGTGCAGTCAATCCAGCCCACGATAACAGTGTCACACAAGGTCAATAAAAGGTCCGCCTCAAAACGCTCTTTGAGGGCCACTCACCTGGTCTAGGTTAAAAATTACCCATCTCCATCTGTTAGCCCATCACCTGCTCAATGAAAAGAAACTCTAAGTAGATCATGTAATGTTAGTCACAACAAACACCAACATTGCTCTAAAAAAAACCTCCAACGTTGTTATGTACTCGCAAGCTAGGAGACAGATATCATCCACGAGTCCATACTAGCGTTGATATATATACTCCTACCACAAATAGCTGTATTCATAATAATGACAACCACAAATCCAGTCACAATGATGAATCAACTATATTCATTTGACGGCACAGATGTCCAACGGGGTACTTATATGTTCTGCGAGGGCTTAGGGTAGCGATACCCACAGTGACCAGACCACATTACACACACATCACCAGGTATTGAGGTATAATAACAGCAAGTCTGCAAGAGAGAATTATTTCTCTAAAACATTAATTAGCGGGCTTCACCACAGACATCAGCAGAGTTCAGGGTCTGTACTATAAGCCTGTAACTACTAGTTGATCTTTTGTGCCTTCTCCAACTGTCCTTGCCTGTCAAAGAAACAGGACAACCTTTGGTTAGATTAGTAAGTGACATCAAGAACTCAGTATTCAACAATTCTGCAGGTGCAGCACCCACATATTCAGCAATACAACAAGCCTATCTTCTATCCTTTATACTAGCTGTATCACTTAAAACTAATAACATGGACCTTTGATACAACAGGTTACCAGCAACCACATTTATTTATCCATTTCACAACAATCATCGTATGGAACTATCAACATGTTTACTTATACATAAAAGCTAGTGGTGCAGTAAGTTATTATCAACATATCATTGAAAAAATAAGAGCAACAGGGACAAAACTTGTGCACCATGAAAGGATCTCTTACCACAACCAAATATATTTCCCAAAGAACTACTGCACAAATGCTGTAGAAACTAGATAAAAGTACTAAACATGGGCCTGAAATACTACCATGTAAATCAAACTAAGTTTTCCAACGATTTACTCAAACATAAAAGGCATCAATATGATATAGATAAAAAATTAATGCCCTTTATGTATTTGACAAAGGCAAACCAAGTTTTATTTCTGTTACCAACCAAATATAAAAGCATTATTACCACAATAATGTACAATAAACAGAACAGGATAGATACACAAAGGCCACGTGAAAATGCATGCAGATAAGTGGATTACACATGGCCCTTTTTTTCTTAGTAGACTTGCGTATCATCGCACTGGGAAAAAAATTAGCAACCCGCCCTTTCCTACGCCACCCCTCAGCTAGGAACATAATGCATGTGTGCATTTAAAAGAATAAACAAACGGCCGAACCAAACACTAAATGGGCCAGCCAATTATCTTGAAGTAATCTCCATATGGGTTAAATCTCTAACGTCAGCAAGACACCAGAGGTGTGCCTCCTCCAAAATTAGTCCAAGAACAAGCTGAATGCGAGGGATAGTCCCATTGAACACATAGTCATTGTGGCGATTCCACAAAGTAAATGCCCCCAAGGTTAGCAAGGAGTTGAGACATCTTTATTATTTCCCTGGGCACCAAGGCAAACAATCCCCAACCACCAGCCATAGCTCCTTGTCTTCAGGGATAGATGAAAATTTCGGCAAAGCATATCAATGGATTTGGATTTACACGTGGCCTACGACTGGGTTCAACTACACataatttccaaaaaaaaagtaCTTTCAAATACTTTTCAACCTCTAGCAGATTTTATGCTAATGTTCACATTAAATCTATTGTTCAATAACTGCCTATTCAAGCAGGTTTCACAATCATCAGATACTGATTTATGCCACTAAAGGAGCTGTTAACATACTAATAAGAGGCGAAGAAAACACAACTATGTACAGAACAGCATCTTCGTTATAGAAAAGTTAATATGACACATGAACACAAGATGGCCAGAGAAAGTTGTGTACCTCAGATATCGCAGTGTTGTGCCTTGCGCGGCATCACCACCCTACTTGCTCCCCCAGAGCTTCAGCGCAAAACTGGGTATAATGATAAAGCAATACATTGACATGGCACCCAATACCGCCACATCAGAGAGCGCATAACCAATCCTTTCCCTGTGAGATTCCTCCACTGGTAAAAGCCCCACAAACACCAGAACACTTGCTCCAAGCAGCAGGATGAAAAGGAAAGATGCGAGCCACGCAAGCAAGATAGGGTCCTGAAGCGCCTTCCACGTTAACGCTCCAAACATCTGACAAGGGTGACCAAGAGCAAGTCAGCAAGAGCAAGCAAACCCAGTCAGTTTTCCTCGAGTGAAATTATCATATGGATTGGATTTGTATACATGTTTCAATATGAAACTGGAAAGATGCAAATGCACTGACAAAAATATAGCGCACAGATTGAATTTTCTCTAGAGAAACTAATACAGCGTAACTGAAAGCAACTCCGGCATCCACACCCCATATAGAGACCTGATGAGGACGACTTGGAGCAAACTAAAGTAATGGTTTCATTTTTAGTTCACACGACcatattgagaggatatgtatgATTATTCTCTGAAATTGGACAGATTCAGATTAATTCTCCTTTGAGGAAATAACAACACAGTCTAAAATCGAAGGCGCGGGCGTGTATACAGTATCTGATTCCATCAACACAGAGAATTAGAGCCTAGCGAGCCACTAGTATATACATCTACTCGTAAAACCAAAACTCAATCGAATACCTTCCTGGCTTGGATCTGAATCTCCCTGGCGTGGATGCGGAGCGACCGTCTGAACCCCGCCGCAAGCATGGCGCGCAAGACCCGCACGGCGAAGACGAGGATGAGCAGCGCGGGGAACACGAGGGCTCCGATCGAGACCTTGAGGAACGCCCAGACCACCGGCGAAGAGTCGCCCAAGGCCCGGCGCGCGACGGTCGCGGCGGCCACGCCCGCGCAGGCGACCCACGCGCTCGCGAGGTACAGGTACTGGAGCACTCTCGGCACCACCGCCGGCTCCCGcgtcgccgccggcggcggcggcggctgctgctgcgggggAACCTCAATCGCCACTTCGGCGACGGCCATCGGAGCGGCGAGCGGGGGAGGAAATGGAAACCGTAGGTTGTTGAAGCTCCAGTCGCTGTGGTTTGAGGACTGGGCTCTGGAGTCTGGAGCGAGGGGAAAGTGGGATGGGAAGGGGATAGCGACGAACACGGAAGGGGATTTAACACGTGTCGGGTTCTGGTTCGTTCCGAGCGACCGAATGAATTTGGGGGCAGTTTGCTAGTGGGAAACCACTGTGAACGAGCCTTTCGGACTTTGACCAACAACATTTTATTGTAAAAAGTATTTATTATAATGTGTTATtgcatttataatttaaaaaattaCTCATTTATGATTTTAATTTGTATTATGTAATGATATACTAATATAATAGTTCGGTTAAAGCATTGTCTAGAAACTAAATAAGCCTAttatacaaatattatatttgcCATGTCAAGGAAAGCGCTTCAATATATTTGTCTAGAAACAGAGAAATGCAAGAAGCCCAAGCACTAAAAGAGAAACCAATCAAACCTGGTTAGTTTTGGTGCCTGAACAAAAAGCACTAAAAGAAACAGAGAAATGCATGCTTCAATGTGAAACAGAAAATGTGCAAATGCACTCATATATATAGCCCATAAATTAAATATTCTCCGGAACATAGCGCGACTGAAAATCAAAGCAACTCCCAACTCGATAGCACATACAACTGATGCGGCGAGCCAAATCAACCCCTGAATTGACGCTCGCCCCATA encodes:
- the LOC136473339 gene encoding uncharacterized protein, which gives rise to MAVAEVAIEVPPQQQPPPPPAATREPAVVPRVLQYLYLASAWVACAGVAAATVARRALGDSSPVVWAFLKVSIGALVFPALLILVFAVRVLRAMLAAGFRRSLRIHAREIQIQARKMFGALTWKALQDPILLAWLASFLFILLLGASVLVFVGLLPVEESHRERIGYALSDVAVLGAMSMYCFIIIPSFALKLWGSK